The nucleotide window TACTGCGGCTTCGACCCGACAGGGCCCTCACTCCACGCCGGGCACTTGGTTCCGCTTCTGATGCTTCGGCGCTTCCAGATGGCGGGGCACCGCCCGGTCGTTCTCGCGGGCGGTGCGACAGGCATGATCGGCGACCCTCGTGACGTGGGGGAGCGGACGCTGAACTCCGAGGACACTGTGAAAGAGTGGGCTGACCGCATTGCCGGCCAGCTTTCCCGTTTTGTCTCTTTCGAGGGAGAGAACGCAGCGTTGTTGGTCAACAACAACGACTGGACGCAGGACCTGTCAGCGATTGAGTTCCTGCGTGACATTGGAAAGCACTTTTCCCTCTCCACCATGCTTGGTCGCGAGACGGTGAAGCGCCGCCTTGAGTCTGATGGCATCTCCTACACCGAGTTCTCGTACATGCTGCTGCAGGCGAATGACTTCGTGCAGCTGCGTCGCGAGTACGACTGTGTGCTGCAGGTCGGTGGCGGAGATCAGTGGGGCAACCTCGTCGCCGGCGTCGACTTGAACCGAAGGATGGATGGCGAGTCTGTGCACGCGCTGACCGTTCCGCTGGTCACTGACTCGGAGGGCAAGAAGTTTGGCAAGTCCACCGGCGGTGGTTCGCTGTGGCTCGATCCAGAGATGACGAGCCCGTACACCTGGTACCAGTACTTCTTGAACACCGCGGACGCGGATGTGATTCGTTACTTGCGCTGGTTCACCTTCGTTGATCAGGAGGAGCTGAGCCGTCTCGAGGATGAGGTCACCGAACGCCCGTTCAAGCGGGAAGCGCAGCGGCGCCTCGCCCAGGAGATGACAGACCTGGTGCATGGGGAGCAGGCACGCCGTGGCGCCGAACTCGCTGCACAGGCGTTGTTCGGGAAGGCGGAGCTGGCCGATCTGGACGAGAGCACTCTCGCAGCCGCGGTCTCCGAGACTGGCGTTTACGAAACCCGGGCAGCGGAGAGCGAAAACATTGTTGACTTGCTAGTGGGCACCGGACTCGCTGATTCGAAGGGGGCGGCGCGTCGTTCCATCAAGGAGGGTGGCGTCTACGTGAATAACCAGCGAGTTGAAGCCGAGGAATGGACACCGCAGGTCAGTGACTTTCTGCATGGTTCGTGGCTGGTTCTGCGTCGCGGAAAGAAGAACTTCGCGGGTGTCAAACTCGTTGAAACGGCATAAATGAGCGTTGTGCTGCGGGTTTGTGCTTTCTAGCCGCACCTGGCTATTGTTTCTTCTCGCCGCCAAGGAGCAAAGCATAGCGATGCAAAGCTTGGTGGTCGACATAAGGGAAGAAATTCGAACAACGAAGAGTTGACTTGAATAGATTCCATAAGTAATGTCGTATAAGTCGCTTCCGCAGGCAGATCGAATGATCTAGTCGGCGGGGTGTGCGTGTGTTGTTTGAGAACTCGATAGTGTGCCAATGCATTTTTGTTTGTGAACTTTTGCGTTGTGTGGTGTGTTTGTGGTTGGTGCTTGCTGCCCTTAGCTGTTTGTGTGGGGTGGTTGGTGTGTGCCGGTCATCATGGCCTTGAACCAATGATTGGGGCTTGTGGTGTGCTGGTGAGACGCTGCACAGCATCA belongs to Corynebacterium glaucum and includes:
- the tyrS gene encoding tyrosine--tRNA ligase, which encodes MTTPANIVDEIEWRGLINQSTDLDALRETTKNSITLYCGFDPTGPSLHAGHLVPLLMLRRFQMAGHRPVVLAGGATGMIGDPRDVGERTLNSEDTVKEWADRIAGQLSRFVSFEGENAALLVNNNDWTQDLSAIEFLRDIGKHFSLSTMLGRETVKRRLESDGISYTEFSYMLLQANDFVQLRREYDCVLQVGGGDQWGNLVAGVDLNRRMDGESVHALTVPLVTDSEGKKFGKSTGGGSLWLDPEMTSPYTWYQYFLNTADADVIRYLRWFTFVDQEELSRLEDEVTERPFKREAQRRLAQEMTDLVHGEQARRGAELAAQALFGKAELADLDESTLAAAVSETGVYETRAAESENIVDLLVGTGLADSKGAARRSIKEGGVYVNNQRVEAEEWTPQVSDFLHGSWLVLRRGKKNFAGVKLVETA